The Lycium barbarum isolate Lr01 chromosome 11, ASM1917538v2, whole genome shotgun sequence genome contains the following window.
ATAGGTAGAGGTAGGCCTTAGAAGAATTGGGAGGAGGTGATTAAACAAGACATGACACATTttcagcttactgaggacatgaccctagataggaagATATGGAGGTCAAGGATTAGGGTAGAAATGTAGTAGGTAACCGAGTGTTGTCGTACTTTTACATGGGAGAGGCAGGGGGCTAGTCTCCTCTGCTTACTCCTTATTTAGTAGTATTAGTTAAGATCCACAtagtattttttttcttcaaatttagGCATTACCTGTTGCTTCCTTTGCTTTGTTCATCTTGCTATTTTGCTGTCATTATTTCCTTTTCAATCCTGCCTTGATTTCATTTCTTTTGATCCGGGGGTGTTTttttttcggggggggggggggggggtctatcggaaacctcctctctacctcacaaaggtagggttaaggtctgcatacatccaaccctccccagaccccatttgtgggattacactgggtatgttgttatgaTGGTTAGTTTTgtcatttttgttttttaatcCATGCATTACTAATCCCCTCATTCTTATTCCATATCCCGTCCTGCATACAATAATTTATAGATTCCCGCATAACTTATGCAGTTATTATTTATCAGGAAAACAAAGTAGCAAAAAAGTTTGTGACGAAAACCAAAGTAGCAACCTTAACATTGTATAAATTAATGCTGGATTTTATGCAGAGATTAAATCTCCTTACCTGTTAAGATATTATATGATAAGCATTAATCAGTGATTTGGTTAGGATTTAATCAGGAGTTCATTCTATAATTATACACTTCCCAAAAAACTTATACAATGTAACTGCTATAGACTCCCAACCAAACTACCTTTTGCTGTGTCCTATTTTGCCTTTCTTACCGTTAATGTAAAGACTCTTTTAGCAGAACTGGGATCACAATGGGTTTGTTGTACTATTATAGCAGAATTGGACATGTTGGATGTGTGCATGTTCTGATGCTTCATCCTTCTGATTCTTCCTCGCTTTTATGTATCAGCTTTGTTTTTACATATGATATATATAACAATCTTAGAGGTCGTGCGATCATTTTCCCTTAAAACGTTTTCAGATTTTCCTTTTATGCTGTGAGACACCTTTTCtctacatgatttgtgtctgcaCGAAGTAAGACCACCTCCTGGTATCGAGTCTTTGCTGGGGAACTTGCAATTTGTCAGTGGTTTAAACTTATTAATACTGCCTATGCTTCATCTAATCCAGTTAATGAGAAATCTGCTGCCTTGGTTGCACCTGAATTTACATGTTGGTTTGGTGCTTTAAATTGTAGAAGTGGAGCCTCAATATACTGGTGCAAGAATAGAGGGAAATGTTGTAACATTAGATTTTGTGCAGAAGATGCTGGATGACTTCAAAAACCAGAAGAATTTACATAAGAGGTATGTTCCATTTACATGGTCGTAATCTTCTCTTTAGTTTTGACACGCTCCTTAATCTTTCGATATTTGCTCGTTTGATAGATATGCCTACCAAATAGTACTGCAAACaagagatatgttgcgagcattgCCCTCCCTTGTCGACATCGTTGTTCCCGAAGGAAAGCACTTCACTGTATGTGGTGATGTACATGGTCAGGTAATGAATATCCTGATGACGGATGCCTTTTTAAAGCTTGTAGCTGTCATATTTATCATTAGCTTCTTGTCCTTTTTGTTCTTTTCCAGTTTCATCTCACCCATCTGGCATGAGATTTATATGTCGGCAAATGATATGGACCAATACACATGCATTTATAAAAAGCCCGAGAATTCCCTGGTGCTTGCTAGTGATGCTCTTACATGCAAGAATAGCTAAACcggaaattttttatttctttaaaaaTGTGCTGCTTGGTTCACCGATCTCTCTGGAGAAGCATAAGGGTGGATCCTTTTGTCAGAAAAGAAGGGCTCTAAGTGGCTCTGAGGTGACTCCATCCTGTAATTGAATTGAAGGCGCTGGAACCTATTAGAGATCATGGGCTTTTTCCCTTCGTCATCTTTGTCCCTTTTGTCCCCTCCCTAATTGAAGAATAGAGCTCCTTCTGAGCTAAAATACTACTGCTATGCGATTTAATTCGTAAGGCTATCTTCCATATCTGAACTGCAGGCCCTTCCTCTTATACTTCTCGTCACACGTGCAAAACATCCCAGTCCCCTTCCTCATTGAAATCTTAATTTGGACCTCCTTGTGACACACTTAGTGGGCCCACCCTCAACTTCTCTCTACTTGGGGAAGCATCTTCACCTTCCTTTTAACCAGACTGGGACCTTCATCTTTCGTAACTCATTTTATTGTGGTAGAAGTTGTGAAGGAGCCTGAACTGGCAAGCCGACCAGTCTAATCCAGGCTCTATCCAACACCAACCCCGACTTTCTCCTAAACCAGTGAGTTGCTCGCCGATCAGTGAGTTACTCCATCCTTTCGAAACACCATCTTTGCTTGGTATGATGGCCAGCGTCCCCTTTTGAGAGGAATTTAAGAAACCCCTCTACCTTGAACTGTTGACAACCATGTGGAGTTGACCACTTCCAGACCAATCCAACCTTCGGTTGTTTTAGGCTCTTCCCCAAATCGCTGTACCAAAGACCTCTAAATAAAATGTATCCTTTCCTCATGATTCACCCTCAACCTCCATCTCTTGTTTTCGCTTCCTTTACTTATCTTTATCGGAGTTGCTTGTTAAGATGATCAATCGAGTAGAGGCCTGGGAATCCCTTTTACAGGCACCCAAGTTAGTCTCGTGAATGAAATTTCTGTTTGCTTCTGTGATTGTCAAGCTAACTGGAATACTCTTgaccagaaaaagaaaaaaaaaccggTAAGATTAGGTAAAACAGTTGTTTTTTCTCATTCAATTAAGGAACAGATCCTAAAGAGCACTTGTTTGACTTTGTATATGTGCTGCAAGATATATCATTTAGTCCTTTATTCTCTCTTTCTTGCTCTTTATATATAGTGATAAGACAATTCGTTGGGTCTTCTATTTCTGTGCTTGGCTGAATGATATATCATTTAGTCTTTTATTCTCTCTTTCCTGCTCTTTATATATAGTGATAAGACAATTCGTTGGCTGAATGACTTGCTCCTTTCCTTTTTGCCAGCGATAAGTCTCAACATGGCTgaatttttcttcattttctaaTGTTGCTACAGTTTTATGACCTTCTAAACATTTTCGAGCTCAATGGGCTTCCATCAGAAGATAATCCGTATCTGTTCAATGGTGACTTTGTTGATAGAGGGTCTTTCTCTCTAGAGGTCATAGTGACATTATTTGCCTTCAAGTGCATGTGTCCATCAGGTAGACCACTTGCTTTCACACTTCTTTGATGTTGTAAGCTTGGGTTCTTTTATATTATTACTCCGATCAAGTATTGGGTGGAACTTAAAGGTTTTTTAGATGCAAGTTCCAGTCCCCTATCTTTTTAACCTCAATGATCTGTTTGAGTCGTTGTTCATTTTCCTTTACTGATTTTCTATTTCTATCTCTTTTTTATTTGTACATCAATTAGACATAACAAGTAAGTGAATGTGCTGTTTTGGGTCTATGTTACATCTAAGTGGGGTGTTAATGCTTTTGTTTTGAGATTCTGATATTGCAACACCTCAAGCTCTAATCAAAGCTAAGATTTTGATTTCATAGATTTGATTTTTGCCACAAGGTCTCTATAGCATGTCCTAAGAATTAATGTGTTGTTTTTGCAATTATTCATTGGGTGTGTAAATGTTGTTCTGATGGGCCAATTGTATCTTGCTAACAACTTCAAATTTTCAGCTATATATCTTGCGAGAGGAAATCATGAAAGCAAGAGCATGAACAAAATATATGGGTTTGAGGGCGAGGTCAGATCCAAGTTAAGTGAAATATTTGTGGAACTCTTTGCGGAAGTGTTCTGTTGCTTACCTTTGGCTCATGTCATAAATGGGAAAGTCTTTGTCGTACATGGAGGTCTTTTCAGTGTTGATGGGGTGAAACTCTCTGATATTAGAGCAATTGACCGGTTTTGTGAGCCCCCGGAGGAGGGTAAGTTCTGATGAAAGTAGAGAAGTATAAATGTATAATATCCTTTCAGTATGCTATTGCTGCTTGTAGCACATGTTCTAGTTACTCTGTTCTGAGCTCATTaatgcctaaaaaaaaaaaaaaaaaaacagctcgGAAAAACTATTCATGCTACCAAGTTTGTATATCAAAATTTTCCATTCTCATTTGCTTGGTAGTTTATCATCTTTTGGCACATTGTTCCTGCAAGCCACTTTCTTGGTACATGCTAGTGAAGACTTTCAGTCCAGACTCAAATATTATTTTGAAATAAAGGCAGCTATTCTGGTCTTTATCCATGCTTTGTCAGCCCAGCAAAGTGGAGCTTTCTGCAGTTCTGCTTCATCTGTATTAGTTAATATTAGTTTATCAACTTCTTTGATAAGTTATCAAACTTGTTAAACAGCTGTTTGCTTATTTTCTTACCttggtgtgagaggttggctatggatggtttcaggagaggcaaagggaggccgaagaagtattggggagaggtgattagacaggatatggtaCAGTTTCAGCtcactgaggacatgaccttagataggaggttgtggaggattcagattaggatagaaggctaggtggcttatcctttcaccatagtagttgtagttttgctcatttgtttattgccatttgattgctgcttatatttgttgggccgttgtactttggttatcttatttatctatagtagttaatgctcatttctttccggactgttttaccatgactttctcgcttttgttatttcttgttttcatattgttttcgatatgcttggtcctatctgaccttttgtcttgttttcctctcctgttttcctctcttgagccgagggtctttcggaaacagccgccctacctttcaaggtgggggttaggtctgcgtacactctaccctccccagaccccacatggtgggattatactgggcttcttgttgttgttgttgttggtcatACATAGTAAACATGACCAAGTTGATTAGGTTATAACTGGGGCTTCGTTTGATCTCCTTCAGGgttaatgtgtgaattgttgTGGAGTGATCCACAACCTCAGCCTGGTAGAGGACCTAGTAAACGAGGTGTTGGTCTTTCTTTTGGGGGAGATGTAACTAAAAGATTCTTGCAGGAAAATAATCTAGGTACTGATCTTTTCCTTTCTCTCCTATTCTGCTGTTGGACCGTGCAGAGAATTGACACAGTCTATTTCTATTCGCGTGATGGAATTTACATATATTCGATGTTGACAAGTGTGGTTACTTGCAGATTTAGTGGTCCGATCTCATGAAGTGAAGGATGAAGGTTATGAGATTGAGCATGATGGAAAGCTCATAACGGTGTTTTCTGCTCCAAATTACTGTGACCAGGTAACTTGTCTCTAGCTATTCCCCTCTCAGGAACTTATTTGAGCTCATGCTATTTCAATTAAGATCACGAATTGCAAGTGAAGAAACATCTTCAGCTCAAAAGCTTCCTTTAGGTTGAAATGTAACATTTCATCCAAACCTCTATGGAGTTTCCTGTGTGTATTTTGTATATCTGTGATTTCTCGGTCAAGTTTAGCA
Protein-coding sequences here:
- the LOC132616525 gene encoding serine/threonine-protein phosphatase 5 isoform X2, whose amino-acid sequence is MPTMETENNSNISRAEQLKQQANEAFKGHKYSQAIDLYTQAIELNGENAVYWANRAFAHTKLEEYGSAIQDGTKAIEIDPRYSKGYYRRGAAYLAMGKFKDALKDFQQVKKLCPNDPDATKKLKECEKAVMKLKFEEAIAVPESQKRSVADTIDYHTVEVEPQYTGARIEGNVVTLDFVQKMLDDFKNQKNLHKRYAYQIVLQTRDMLRALPSLVDIVVPEGKHFTVCGDVHGQFYDLLNIFELNGLPSEDNPYLFNGDFVDRGSFSLEVIVTLFAFKCMCPSAIYLARGNHESKSMNKIYGFEGEVRSKLSEIFVELFAEVFCCLPLAHVINGKVFVVHGGLFSVDGVKLSDIRAIDRFCEPPEEGLMCELLWSDPQPQPGRGPSKRGVGLSFGGDVTKRFLQENNLDLVVRSHEVKDEGYEIEHDGKLITVFSAPNYCDQMGNKGAFIRFEAPEMKPNIVTFSAVPHPDVKPMAYANNFLRMFS
- the LOC132616525 gene encoding serine/threonine-protein phosphatase 5 isoform X1, which produces MPTMETENNSNISRAEQLKQQANEAFKGHKYSQAIDLYTQAIELNGENAVYWANRAFAHTKLEEYGSAIQDGTKAIEIDPRYSKGYYRRGAAYLAMGKFKDALKDFQQVKKLCPNDPDATKKLKECEKAVMKLKFEEAIAVPESQKRSVADTIDYHTVGSGPGSSYVSTKVTAVSAAAALMAVLVVYMGTKAATMVVAGALAALLLVLVTFRWGRCNDGFFTKSRTLELEVEPQYTGARIEGNVVTLDFVQKMLDDFKNQKNLHKRYAYQIVLQTRDMLRALPSLVDIVVPEGKHFTVCGDVHGQFYDLLNIFELNGLPSEDNPYLFNGDFVDRGSFSLEVIVTLFAFKCMCPSAIYLARGNHESKSMNKIYGFEGEVRSKLSEIFVELFAEVFCCLPLAHVINGKVFVVHGGLFSVDGVKLSDIRAIDRFCEPPEEGLMCELLWSDPQPQPGRGPSKRGVGLSFGGDVTKRFLQENNLDLVVRSHEVKDEGYEIEHDGKLITVFSAPNYCDQMGNKGAFIRFEAPEMKPNIVTFSAVPHPDVKPMAYANNFLRMFS